One Thiocapsa bogorovii DNA segment encodes these proteins:
- a CDS encoding pentapeptide repeat-containing protein, protein MIEIKHRETEQVLGRIDADTLAGADLRDMHLNGADLRGADLSGANLESSDLVGAMLSGARLVDAILVATDLTEADLSAADLTQAHLGAERPSRAATLNGANLSKANLKRADLRHADVRRADLRGANLAHADMRDTDFQGSDLCHVVAPKALFIRANLREANLCGADLRDCHLNDANLAGASMHEADLTSALPGGFTVINLANFEGADLRGSKLRSVSAQETNFRNANLTDVDLTNAVLGGAILRRADVTNADFSGVELASVTMEFANFSKARNAVYPSYKKNLR, encoded by the coding sequence ATGATCGAGATCAAGCATCGCGAAACTGAACAGGTCCTTGGACGGATCGACGCGGACACCCTCGCGGGAGCGGACCTGCGTGACATGCACTTGAACGGCGCGGATCTGCGCGGCGCCGACCTCTCCGGCGCCAACCTGGAGTCGAGCGATCTGGTCGGCGCCATGTTAAGCGGCGCACGGCTGGTCGATGCCATTCTGGTCGCGACCGATCTCACCGAAGCCGATCTCAGCGCGGCCGACCTCACGCAGGCCCATTTGGGCGCGGAACGTCCTTCGCGTGCGGCGACCCTGAACGGCGCGAACCTCTCGAAGGCCAACCTCAAGCGCGCCGATCTGCGTCATGCCGACGTCAGACGCGCCGACCTGCGAGGCGCCAACCTGGCCCATGCGGACATGCGAGATACCGACTTTCAGGGCAGCGATCTGTGCCACGTGGTCGCTCCCAAGGCGCTCTTTATCCGCGCCAATCTGCGCGAGGCCAATCTCTGCGGTGCGGACCTGCGCGACTGTCACCTCAACGACGCGAATCTTGCGGGCGCCAGCATGCACGAGGCCGACCTGACCAGCGCCCTGCCCGGCGGGTTCACGGTCATCAACCTGGCCAACTTCGAGGGTGCCGATCTGCGAGGATCCAAGCTGCGCAGCGTGTCGGCTCAAGAGACCAATTTCCGCAACGCCAACCTCACCGACGTCGACCTGACCAACGCGGTGCTGGGGGGTGCAATCCTGCGCCGCGCCGACGTCACCAACGCCGATTTCTCGGGTGTCGAGCTGGCGAGCGTCACGATGGAGTTCGCCAATTTTTCCAAGGCACGCAACGCCGTCTATCCATCCTATAAGAAGAATCTAAGGTAA
- a CDS encoding bifunctional O-acetylhomoserine aminocarboxypropyltransferase/cysteine synthase, whose protein sequence is MKIETLAIHAGFTPDPTTKAVATPIYQTTSYAFDDTQHGADLFDLKVAGNIYTRIMNPTSDVLEQRVAAMEGGVGALALASGMAAVTDAIFTIAQAGDNIVAVSTLYGGSYNLFAHTLPRLGIQARFAAPNDIDGMAALIDDKTKAVFCESIGNPAGNVADLQAISDMAHAHGVPVIVDNTVPTPYLCRPFEHGCDIVVHAATKYMGGHGTTIGGVLVDSGKFPWAEHASRFPMLNEPDVSYHGVVYTEALGAAAYIARARVVPLRNMGAAISPFNSFLILQGIETLHVRMDRHCENALAVAEYLKAKPQVEWVRYAGLPDSPDYPLVQKYMDGAKASSILSFGIKGGREAGARFIDALKLTVRLVNIGDAKTLACHPATTTHRQLSPEELARAGVSEDLIRLSIGIEHIDDIIADLEQALAAAG, encoded by the coding sequence ATGAAGATCGAAACACTTGCGATACACGCCGGATTTACGCCCGACCCGACCACCAAAGCGGTCGCCACTCCAATCTATCAGACCACCAGCTACGCCTTCGACGATACTCAACACGGAGCCGATCTCTTCGACCTGAAGGTCGCCGGCAACATCTACACCCGTATCATGAATCCCACCAGCGACGTGCTCGAGCAGCGCGTCGCCGCGATGGAAGGCGGGGTCGGGGCCTTGGCGCTCGCCTCGGGCATGGCCGCCGTCACCGACGCCATCTTCACCATCGCCCAAGCCGGGGACAACATCGTCGCGGTCTCGACCCTCTACGGCGGGAGCTATAACCTCTTCGCCCACACCCTGCCGCGGCTCGGGATTCAGGCCCGTTTCGCCGCGCCGAACGACATCGACGGCATGGCTGCTCTGATCGACGACAAGACCAAGGCGGTCTTCTGCGAATCCATCGGCAATCCGGCCGGCAACGTCGCGGATCTGCAAGCGATCTCGGACATGGCGCATGCCCATGGTGTGCCCGTCATCGTCGACAACACGGTGCCCACGCCCTATCTCTGCCGCCCTTTCGAGCACGGCTGCGACATCGTTGTCCACGCCGCGACGAAGTATATGGGCGGACACGGGACCACGATCGGCGGCGTCCTGGTGGACTCGGGCAAGTTCCCCTGGGCCGAGCACGCGAGCCGCTTCCCGATGCTCAACGAGCCAGATGTGTCCTATCACGGCGTGGTCTACACCGAGGCGCTCGGCGCGGCGGCCTACATCGCACGCGCCCGCGTGGTGCCTTTGCGCAACATGGGCGCCGCCATCTCGCCCTTTAACAGCTTTCTGATTCTGCAAGGGATCGAGACGCTGCATGTGCGCATGGATCGGCACTGCGAGAACGCGCTGGCCGTGGCGGAGTATCTCAAGGCGAAACCGCAAGTGGAATGGGTCCGCTATGCCGGCCTCCCGGACAGCCCGGATTATCCGCTCGTGCAGAAGTACATGGACGGCGCCAAGGCCAGCTCCATTCTCTCCTTCGGCATCAAGGGCGGGCGCGAGGCCGGTGCGCGCTTCATCGATGCGCTCAAGCTGACCGTGCGTCTGGTCAACATCGGCGATGCCAAGACGCTGGCCTGCCATCCGGCGACTACCACGCACCGCCAGTTGTCCCCCGAGGAACTGGCCCGCGCCGGGGTCTCCGAGGACCTGATCCGCCTTTCGATCGGCATCGAGCATATCGACGACATCATCGCCGATCTGGAGCAGGCACTGGCGGCGGCGGGTTAA
- a CDS encoding NAD(P)-binding protein, translated as MAILGAGISGLSLGWLFSRIGKRVTLLESTDRIGGLARIFSPRGTIPFARLDVRRAR; from the coding sequence ATTGCTATCCTCGGCGCCGGGATCTCCGGTCTAAGTCTGGGTTGGCTGTTCTCGCGGATAGGCAAACGCGTGACGCTGCTCGAGTCCACCGATCGAATCGGGGGACTGGCGCGTATCTTTTCGCCTCGCGGCACTATTCCTTTCGCCCGACTCGACGTGAGGCGGGCTCGTTGA
- the sat gene encoding sulfate adenylyltransferase, with translation MINPVGSETLKPLFVYDPDSHHALMREAETLPSVIISSQAAANAVMLGGGYFTPLPGFMNVADAIAVAEGMRTTDGLFFPVPILCLLESANGIAGAKRIALRDPNVEGNPVLAVMDVEAIEQVSDAQMALMTEKVYRTSDPEHPGVQTFNSQGRFAVSGSIQVLHFSYFQDDFPDTFRTAVEIRNEIAERGWKRVVAFQTRNPMHLAHEELCHMAMKRLDCDGLVIHMLLGKLKPGDIPAPVRDAAIRKMVELYFPPNSAMVTGYGFDMLYAGPREAVLHAYFRQNMGATHFIIGRDHAGVGDYYGAFDAQTIFDEEVPADALQIEIFKADHTAYSKKLNRVVMMSEAPDHSKDDFVLLSGTKVREMLGNGIAPPPEFSRPEVAQILMDYYRSLG, from the coding sequence GTCATCATCAGCTCGCAGGCGGCCGCCAATGCCGTGATGTTGGGTGGCGGCTACTTCACTCCGCTGCCCGGTTTCATGAACGTGGCGGACGCCATCGCCGTGGCGGAGGGGATGCGGACCACCGACGGGCTCTTCTTCCCGGTCCCGATCCTCTGCTTGCTGGAGAGCGCCAACGGGATCGCCGGGGCCAAGCGGATCGCATTGCGCGATCCCAACGTCGAGGGCAATCCGGTGCTCGCCGTGATGGATGTCGAGGCGATCGAACAGGTGAGCGACGCGCAGATGGCGCTCATGACCGAGAAGGTCTACCGGACGTCGGACCCGGAGCACCCGGGCGTCCAGACCTTCAACAGTCAGGGGCGGTTCGCGGTCTCGGGTTCCATCCAGGTCCTGCATTTCTCCTATTTCCAAGACGATTTCCCCGACACCTTCCGCACCGCGGTGGAGATCCGCAACGAGATCGCCGAGCGCGGTTGGAAACGCGTCGTCGCCTTCCAGACCCGCAACCCCATGCACCTCGCCCACGAGGAGCTGTGTCACATGGCCATGAAACGGCTCGACTGCGACGGCCTGGTGATCCACATGCTGCTCGGCAAGCTCAAGCCCGGCGATATCCCCGCCCCGGTGCGCGATGCGGCGATCCGCAAGATGGTCGAGCTCTATTTCCCACCCAACAGCGCCATGGTGACGGGCTACGGCTTCGATATGCTCTACGCCGGACCGCGCGAGGCGGTGCTGCATGCCTATTTCAGGCAGAACATGGGCGCGACTCACTTCATCATCGGCCGCGATCATGCCGGCGTCGGCGATTATTACGGCGCCTTCGATGCCCAGACGATCTTCGACGAAGAGGTTCCGGCAGACGCCCTGCAGATCGAAATCTTCAAGGCAGACCATACCGCTTACTCGAAAAAGCTCAACCGAGTTGTAATGATGTCCGAGGCCCCGGATCACAGTAAGGACGACTTCGTCCTGCTCTCCGGCACCAAGGTCCGCGAGATGCTCGGCAACGGGATCGCACCGCCGCCCGAGTTCTCGCGACCCGAGGTCGCGCAGATCTTGATGGATTACTATCGCTCGCTCGGTTGA